A stretch of the Myxococcus guangdongensis genome encodes the following:
- a CDS encoding TetR/AcrR family transcriptional regulator codes for MPRASVRDRLLAAGLETLRTQGFNGCGVQDITDAAGVPKGSFYNHFDSKEALGAAVVDQYMRASVQDLSLLQDPAKTPLRRLRDYFAQQVERLVEGRFECGCLLANFAAELADHSPLIRERVAASFTEWSSHLEHVLREAQAAGEVAPDVAPQMLATFMLGAWEGAVLRSRVEKGRAPLDAFLRLAFDRSLEQGTPACSRPAG; via the coding sequence ATGCCGAGAGCCAGTGTTCGCGACAGGCTGCTCGCCGCCGGTCTGGAGACGCTGCGCACGCAGGGCTTCAACGGCTGCGGCGTCCAGGACATCACCGACGCGGCGGGCGTGCCGAAGGGGTCCTTCTACAACCACTTCGACAGCAAGGAGGCGCTGGGCGCGGCGGTGGTGGACCAGTACATGCGCGCCAGCGTGCAGGACCTGTCGCTGCTCCAGGACCCCGCGAAGACGCCCCTGCGACGGCTGCGCGACTACTTCGCCCAGCAGGTGGAGCGGCTCGTCGAGGGCCGCTTCGAGTGCGGCTGCCTGTTGGCCAACTTCGCCGCGGAGCTCGCCGACCACAGCCCCCTCATCCGCGAGCGCGTGGCGGCCTCCTTCACCGAGTGGTCCTCCCACCTCGAGCACGTCCTGCGCGAGGCCCAGGCCGCGGGCGAGGTGGCCCCGGACGTCGCGCCCCAGATGCTCGCCACCTTCATGCTCGGCGCCTGGGAGGGCGCGGTGCTGCGCAGCCGCGTGGAGAAGGGCCGCGCCCCGCTGGACGCCTTCCTGCGCCTGGCCTTCGACCGCTCCCTGGAGCAGGGGACTCCCGCCTGTTCCAGGCCTGCTGGGTGA
- a CDS encoding TonB-dependent receptor: MSIRLGLARGVCLAVLLCGAGAFAQGVSVITGTITSAEDKKALGDAVVTATSPKLQGERVVVSDASGLYRIPQLPPGTYTLRVEREGFEPFVRPDIVLRLDRTIRVNIQLLPSAFGEEISISAAPTLDVGSSTQGMSVDADFLRNVAVIRPGSKGSASRSFESLAELAPGAVEDRYGVSVSGSSSPESQYVVDGLSVNDPGVGTLGTPLSVEFVQEVNVITGGYMPEYGRSTGGVLNVVTKSGSNEFHGSVFANMAPGSLQRNGTIVRQEGSVISAQGQPWNQGDFGFDLGGPILKDKLWFYAGVAPSFNRIRVDRQLSRLEFCEEGDTRPGCTAAGQRVRDPETGFGLVTPIEGTRTTRFADERSLQYMTKLTYLFNPDHNLSVSVFGTPRSSGGSGKYAFSDDGDPEVCLGLSCTSYVQGTYDSIATRRSNGVMDIVAKQSSSFFDKKFLVDATLGWHHQSDSTLPSDGSGLLSPTGLASEPNIAWRRTSNPGPRSITFFETLQDPSVCGATPEEQQLKCPVRAYSTGGPGTISEQELDRFQGKVMGTFLLQALGHHIIKAGFDAERMSFYNHRARTGGAPWQECANGRCFFTLNQYGYLEGPDQPVFLASKEGTSTSVTMGGFIQDSWSILDKVTLNAGLRYDVQTIRGLDDKVGLHLPNQWSPRVGLVYDFTQQGRSKLFVNFARFFENVPLDLADLSFPQQQLLSATYNYPACDPSDRDSLRTGCVAVGNRQAIGSREGPNQRWDAQGGDRVPVDPNIRAQSADELMVGGEYEVLLGRFGLTYTRRVLNDVIEDMSRDDGNTFFLGNPGKGFSTDFPEAKRHYDAVNVYYQKAFSDGWLAQASYTWSKLRGNYSGLFRADTGQLSPNLTRDFDLVSLTTNRDGALPGDRTHALKVFGAREFNLTRSTSLNVGGGYRSRSGTPLNYLGAHPRRSGSETFILPRGSAGRLPWVHNIDTRVSVNQKLSGDYVLSMSLDVFNVFNFQQYTAVDQTLTTTRVYAIEQGGKPADLSACLVANNPDCKVISTATNLPIGPADINPNFKRPTAYQAPRSVRLGAKLTF, from the coding sequence TTGTCCATACGTTTGGGTCTCGCCCGCGGGGTGTGTCTCGCGGTCCTGCTCTGTGGCGCCGGAGCGTTCGCTCAGGGCGTCTCGGTCATCACCGGCACCATCACCAGCGCGGAGGACAAGAAGGCGCTGGGCGACGCGGTGGTGACGGCCACCTCGCCGAAGCTGCAGGGTGAGCGGGTGGTGGTCTCGGATGCGAGCGGCCTGTATCGCATCCCGCAGCTGCCGCCGGGCACGTACACGCTGCGCGTGGAGCGCGAGGGCTTCGAGCCCTTCGTGCGCCCGGACATCGTGCTGCGGTTGGACCGCACCATCCGGGTGAACATCCAGCTGTTGCCCTCGGCGTTCGGGGAGGAGATCTCCATCAGCGCGGCGCCCACGTTGGACGTGGGCTCGAGCACGCAGGGCATGAGCGTGGACGCGGACTTCCTGCGCAACGTGGCCGTCATCCGTCCGGGCAGCAAGGGCTCCGCGTCGCGCTCGTTCGAGTCGCTGGCGGAGCTGGCCCCGGGCGCGGTGGAGGACCGCTACGGCGTGAGCGTCAGCGGCAGCAGCTCCCCGGAGAGCCAGTACGTGGTGGATGGCCTGTCGGTGAACGACCCGGGCGTGGGCACGCTGGGCACGCCGCTGTCGGTGGAGTTCGTGCAAGAGGTCAACGTCATCACCGGTGGCTACATGCCGGAGTACGGCCGCTCCACGGGCGGCGTGCTCAACGTCGTCACCAAGTCGGGCTCCAACGAGTTCCACGGCTCGGTGTTCGCGAACATGGCGCCGGGCTCGCTGCAGCGAAACGGCACCATCGTCCGGCAGGAGGGCAGCGTCATCTCCGCGCAGGGGCAGCCGTGGAACCAGGGGGACTTCGGCTTCGACCTGGGCGGTCCCATCCTCAAGGACAAGCTCTGGTTCTACGCGGGCGTGGCGCCGTCGTTCAATCGCATCCGCGTGGACCGGCAGCTGAGCCGGCTGGAGTTCTGCGAGGAGGGCGACACGCGGCCCGGGTGCACCGCGGCGGGCCAGCGCGTCCGGGATCCGGAGACGGGCTTCGGTCTGGTGACGCCCATCGAGGGCACGCGCACCACGCGCTTCGCGGATGAGCGCTCGCTGCAGTACATGACCAAGCTGACGTACCTCTTCAACCCGGACCACAACCTGTCCGTGTCGGTGTTCGGCACGCCGCGCTCGTCGGGGGGGTCGGGCAAGTATGCCTTCAGCGACGACGGTGACCCGGAGGTGTGTCTGGGGCTGTCGTGCACCTCGTACGTGCAGGGGACCTACGACTCCATCGCCACCCGGCGCAGCAACGGGGTGATGGACATCGTCGCCAAGCAATCGTCGTCCTTCTTCGACAAGAAGTTCCTGGTCGACGCGACGCTCGGCTGGCACCACCAGTCGGACAGCACGCTGCCATCGGATGGCTCGGGGCTGTTGTCGCCCACGGGGCTGGCCTCGGAGCCGAACATCGCCTGGCGCCGCACGAGCAACCCCGGCCCGCGCTCCATCACCTTCTTCGAGACGTTGCAGGACCCGTCCGTCTGTGGCGCGACGCCGGAGGAGCAGCAGCTCAAGTGTCCCGTCCGGGCGTACTCGACGGGCGGCCCTGGCACCATCAGCGAGCAGGAGCTGGACCGCTTCCAGGGCAAGGTGATGGGCACCTTCCTGTTGCAGGCGCTCGGCCACCACATCATCAAGGCGGGCTTCGACGCGGAGCGGATGAGCTTCTACAACCACCGCGCGCGCACGGGCGGTGCCCCGTGGCAGGAGTGCGCCAACGGCCGCTGCTTCTTCACGCTCAACCAGTACGGTTATCTCGAGGGCCCGGACCAGCCGGTGTTCCTGGCGAGCAAGGAGGGCACGTCCACGTCGGTGACGATGGGCGGCTTCATCCAGGACAGCTGGTCCATCCTGGACAAGGTGACGCTCAACGCGGGCCTGCGCTACGACGTGCAGACCATCCGCGGGTTGGACGACAAGGTGGGCTTGCACCTGCCCAACCAGTGGTCGCCGCGCGTGGGGTTGGTCTACGACTTCACACAGCAGGGACGCTCGAAGCTGTTCGTCAACTTCGCGCGCTTCTTCGAGAACGTGCCGTTGGACCTGGCGGACCTGTCCTTCCCGCAGCAGCAGCTGTTGTCGGCCACGTACAACTATCCGGCGTGTGACCCGAGCGACCGAGACTCGCTGCGCACCGGCTGCGTGGCGGTGGGCAACCGTCAGGCCATCGGCAGCCGGGAGGGGCCGAACCAGCGCTGGGACGCGCAGGGTGGAGACCGCGTGCCGGTGGACCCGAACATCCGCGCCCAGTCCGCGGACGAGCTCATGGTGGGTGGTGAGTACGAGGTGCTGCTCGGCCGCTTCGGCCTGACGTACACGCGGCGCGTGCTCAACGACGTCATCGAGGACATGAGCCGCGATGACGGCAACACCTTCTTCCTGGGCAACCCGGGCAAGGGGTTCTCGACGGACTTCCCCGAGGCGAAGCGCCACTACGACGCGGTGAACGTGTACTACCAGAAGGCGTTCTCCGACGGCTGGCTGGCCCAGGCGAGCTACACGTGGTCCAAGCTGCGCGGCAATTACTCGGGGCTGTTCCGCGCGGACACCGGCCAGCTGTCGCCCAACCTCACGCGCGACTTCGACCTGGTGTCGCTGACCACCAACCGCGACGGCGCGCTGCCCGGGGACCGCACGCACGCGCTCAAGGTGTTCGGCGCGCGCGAGTTCAACCTGACGCGCTCGACGAGCCTGAACGTGGGCGGTGGGTATCGCAGCCGCTCGGGGACGCCGCTCAACTACCTGGGTGCGCATCCGCGGCGCAGCGGCTCGGAGACGTTCATCCTGCCGCGAGGCAGCGCGGGCCGGCTGCCGTGGGTGCACAACATCGACACCCGCGTGAGCGTGAACCAGAAGCTGAGTGGGGACTACGTGCTGAGCATGTCGCTGGACGTGTTCAACGTCTTCAACTTCCAGCAATACACGGCGGTGGACCAGACGCTGACCACGACGCGTGTCTATGCGATTGAGCAGGGAGGAAAGCCCGCGGACCTGTCGGCGTGCCTCGTCGCCAACAACCCGGACTGCAAGGTCATCTCGACCGCGACGAACCTGCCCATCGGTCCCGCGGACATCAACCCCAACTTCAAGCGCCCCACGGCCTACCAGGCGCCGCGCTCCGTGCGGCTGGGCGCGAAGCTGACCTTCTAG
- a CDS encoding right-handed parallel beta-helix repeat-containing protein, whose product MSPSGNDTAAGTKRAPFRTIGRAVRTAGPGEVIRVQAGEYAEGVFIDGPAVKAGKPNAPVTLLGEGKPRIIPTARGGTLVQVRKPHWVIEGFEIDVRGQPRFAVLFEGDTTGAVLTGCHIHHGTLGAGVATHGGARDVLIENNHIHDFRRAPKGDSHGVVIQATSRNITVRGNDIHDNSGDSVQCLLPDRKGQAPARNVVIEGNQLHDNDENAVDIKTCHDVVIRDNTMYGFRKSPTSAGEAIVVHFSARNVRIEGNRISDAGRGIAVGGSREGNQPSPANVVVRGNTIKGITQSGGSDGAGIRVENSRDVTVVGNTISDTEGYGMMLGLGSNGAPSENLTVRGNSIQGRHLVRLGKHRPGLKMDGNQYAAEGTFKADPEETRSLAQWRRVSGVDQKSTPLQ is encoded by the coding sequence GTGAGCCCCTCGGGCAATGACACGGCTGCGGGGACGAAGCGCGCCCCATTCAGGACCATCGGCCGCGCGGTGCGCACCGCGGGCCCTGGCGAGGTCATCCGCGTCCAGGCCGGTGAGTACGCCGAAGGGGTGTTCATCGACGGCCCCGCGGTGAAGGCCGGCAAGCCGAACGCGCCCGTCACGCTCTTGGGCGAGGGGAAGCCTCGCATCATCCCGACGGCGCGCGGCGGCACGCTGGTGCAGGTCCGCAAGCCTCACTGGGTCATCGAGGGCTTCGAAATCGACGTGCGCGGACAGCCGCGCTTCGCCGTCCTCTTCGAGGGCGACACCACCGGCGCGGTGCTCACCGGCTGCCACATCCACCACGGCACGCTGGGCGCCGGCGTCGCGACGCACGGTGGCGCGCGCGACGTGCTCATCGAGAACAACCACATCCACGACTTCCGCCGGGCGCCCAAGGGGGACTCGCACGGCGTGGTCATCCAGGCCACGTCGCGGAACATCACCGTGCGCGGCAATGACATCCACGACAACTCGGGTGACTCGGTGCAGTGCCTGCTGCCGGACCGCAAGGGACAGGCGCCCGCTCGCAACGTGGTCATCGAGGGCAACCAACTCCACGACAACGACGAGAACGCCGTGGACATCAAGACGTGCCACGACGTCGTCATCCGTGACAACACGATGTACGGCTTCCGCAAGTCACCCACGTCGGCGGGTGAGGCCATCGTCGTCCACTTCTCCGCGCGGAACGTGCGCATCGAGGGCAACCGCATCTCCGACGCGGGGCGCGGCATCGCGGTGGGCGGCTCGCGCGAGGGCAACCAACCCAGCCCCGCCAACGTCGTGGTGCGCGGCAACACCATCAAGGGAATCACCCAGAGCGGCGGCAGCGACGGCGCGGGCATCCGCGTGGAGAACTCGCGCGACGTGACGGTGGTGGGCAACACCATCTCCGACACCGAGGGCTACGGGATGATGCTCGGCCTGGGCTCCAACGGCGCGCCCAGCGAGAACCTCACCGTGCGCGGCAACTCCATCCAGGGCCGGCACCTGGTGCGCCTGGGCAAGCACCGCCCCGGCCTGAAGATGGACGGGAACCAGTACGCCGCCGAGGGCACCTTCAAGGCCGACCCCGAGGAGACCCGCAGCCTCGCGCAGTGGCGCCGCGTGTCCGGCGTGGACCAGAAGTCCACGCCGCTCCAGTAA
- a CDS encoding LLM class flavin-dependent oxidoreductase: MRLDIFSEMQHPKERWTGADHEHQIIRETLEQARLADEMGYGVWWQVEHHTAVEFSYSSAPEVMLTAIAMGTKNIHVGHSAALAPARFNHPIRIAERSAFLDHLSGGRFQLGMARSTIPEWRVFNIEPDATRSQMQQAFQMIPKLWTQEKFSWDSPDFRVKDINVIPKPFRKPHPPLWQACSSPASFEQAGRNGVGALGVTLWASPEEVAEMIHLYREALRTRCEPVGDFVNDQVAFFTFVHCADTEREAMQNGAAKAAAWYTSGSFTFFEAKDHFVRSAAELEALAKDPAGGGLTGQYLRRKDPNAPQSQAQRILGRIMSGEAVPDEQVWEVLSAQDSLIVGTKDQVRQGLKRYEALGIDALMSFHQVGALSHEAVLKSIRLTGELIPEFKTPAPP; the protein is encoded by the coding sequence ATGAGACTCGACATCTTCTCGGAGATGCAGCACCCGAAGGAACGGTGGACTGGCGCGGACCACGAGCATCAAATCATCCGTGAGACGCTGGAGCAGGCTCGGCTCGCGGATGAGATGGGCTATGGCGTCTGGTGGCAGGTGGAGCACCACACCGCGGTGGAGTTCAGCTACAGCTCCGCACCCGAGGTCATGCTCACCGCCATCGCGATGGGCACCAAGAACATCCACGTGGGGCACTCGGCGGCGCTCGCGCCCGCACGCTTCAACCACCCCATCCGCATCGCCGAGCGCTCCGCGTTCCTCGACCACCTGAGCGGCGGCCGCTTCCAGCTCGGCATGGCGCGCAGCACCATCCCCGAATGGCGCGTCTTCAACATCGAACCCGACGCCACCCGCTCGCAGATGCAGCAGGCCTTCCAGATGATTCCGAAGCTGTGGACCCAGGAGAAGTTCTCCTGGGACTCACCGGACTTCCGCGTCAAGGACATCAACGTCATCCCCAAGCCCTTCCGCAAACCCCACCCGCCCCTGTGGCAGGCGTGCTCCAGCCCCGCGTCCTTCGAGCAGGCCGGACGCAACGGCGTGGGCGCGCTCGGCGTGACGCTGTGGGCCTCACCCGAAGAGGTGGCGGAAATGATCCACCTCTACCGCGAGGCCCTCCGGACCCGCTGTGAGCCGGTGGGCGACTTCGTCAACGACCAGGTGGCCTTCTTCACCTTCGTGCACTGCGCGGACACCGAACGCGAGGCGATGCAGAACGGCGCGGCGAAGGCGGCGGCCTGGTACACGAGCGGCTCGTTCACCTTCTTCGAGGCCAAGGACCACTTCGTCAGATCCGCCGCGGAGCTGGAGGCCCTCGCCAAGGACCCCGCTGGCGGCGGGCTCACCGGCCAGTACCTGCGCCGCAAGGACCCCAACGCACCCCAGTCCCAGGCCCAGCGCATCCTCGGCCGCATCATGTCCGGCGAGGCCGTGCCGGATGAGCAGGTGTGGGAGGTGCTGAGCGCCCAGGACTCGCTCATCGTCGGGACGAAGGACCAGGTGCGTCAGGGCCTCAAGCGCTACGAGGCCCTGGGCATCGACGCGCTGATGTCCTTCCACCAGGTGGGCGCCCTCTCCCACGAGGCCGTGCTCAAGAGCATCCGCCTCACCGGTGAGCTCATCCCCGAGTTCAAGACGCCCGCGCCTCCCTGA
- a CDS encoding DUF5953 family protein: MTTQNRLLLTVYAPALEGDDSRPLAAVRGMEQALPGLRLDWRVTGGRRLAALPQRDAWLVGKLKDGGFPLVCNGDESYPVTVMGRKNAGLFSPGGQALFEVHAKLPLDAAVNMAAADMLERVAEGTNAFWGRATPHDAAVDIAYQTAPTLEGPPSPRRGLPALKLFEHIRSPEIPYYLGWLNYWSAAAAQAIGFPDPARDADLLSRARRTATGGWVVQLTEAPLDLDNPAHLDALKRAYERFPEIGGRAAP; this comes from the coding sequence ATGACCACCCAGAATCGGCTCCTTCTGACCGTCTACGCGCCTGCACTTGAAGGCGATGACAGCCGCCCACTCGCTGCCGTTCGGGGGATGGAACAGGCGCTCCCTGGCTTACGGCTCGATTGGCGAGTGACCGGAGGGCGACGACTTGCAGCATTGCCACAGCGCGACGCGTGGCTCGTAGGAAAGCTCAAGGACGGGGGATTCCCTCTGGTATGCAACGGAGATGAGAGTTACCCCGTGACGGTGATGGGGAGGAAGAACGCAGGACTCTTCAGTCCTGGCGGTCAGGCCTTGTTTGAAGTCCATGCGAAGTTGCCGCTCGATGCTGCGGTCAACATGGCAGCCGCAGATATGCTGGAGCGCGTCGCGGAGGGCACAAACGCGTTCTGGGGGCGTGCGACGCCACATGACGCTGCAGTAGACATCGCGTATCAGACCGCCCCCACCCTGGAAGGGCCACCGTCTCCACGCCGGGGGCTGCCCGCCCTCAAGCTCTTCGAGCACATCCGCTCGCCCGAGATTCCCTATTACCTCGGGTGGCTGAACTATTGGTCCGCCGCTGCCGCACAGGCCATCGGGTTCCCGGACCCCGCCCGTGACGCGGACCTGCTCTCACGGGCTCGACGCACTGCGACGGGGGGCTGGGTCGTACAGCTCACCGAGGCGCCGCTCGACTTGGACAACCCCGCCCACCTCGACGCGCTCAAGCGCGCCTATGAGCGCTTCCCGGAGATCGGCGGCCGCGCAGCGCCTTGA
- a CDS encoding DUF6310 domain-containing protein, whose product MRLRACAALLLLLSACATTEPSPRSPATRNPRVANLQRAATLPWADGGQCVVREASNAWAVLVERCFHALDHDRLEFRDVTGRCAVASAGAAALGLGICVLIAPEIIVGAVIVAGAVVVAAAINEELVAYRRASRESASPEVQTQPLKKPAANRKPEPSGQDGFPPGPPELRTRERRPDCKPVPVPHAGDDAAHNECADKFPPNRYPGMDVIVGGERFDALQVGASVLWEIKTHRFDTYSDFIRDRELERELEQIAKERNAAAICGYDFIIGVSTQAHKEALIALVPSLRIVVTGCTR is encoded by the coding sequence ATGCGACTCCGCGCCTGCGCCGCACTTCTGCTGCTTCTCTCGGCCTGCGCGACAACAGAGCCGAGCCCCAGGAGCCCAGCAACTCGGAACCCGAGAGTCGCCAACCTCCAGAGAGCGGCGACGCTGCCATGGGCGGATGGAGGCCAATGCGTGGTACGAGAGGCCTCCAACGCATGGGCCGTGCTGGTGGAGCGGTGCTTCCATGCACTCGACCATGACCGGCTCGAGTTTCGTGATGTCACGGGACGATGCGCTGTCGCCTCTGCGGGGGCTGCCGCACTTGGATTGGGAATCTGCGTTCTGATTGCGCCCGAAATCATCGTCGGGGCCGTGATTGTCGCAGGTGCGGTCGTGGTGGCGGCCGCCATCAACGAAGAACTGGTTGCGTATCGGCGGGCATCTCGCGAGAGCGCGAGCCCCGAGGTCCAGACGCAGCCCCTCAAGAAGCCTGCGGCAAACCGAAAGCCTGAGCCATCAGGGCAGGACGGGTTTCCTCCTGGCCCACCTGAGCTACGGACGCGCGAGCGCCGCCCGGACTGCAAGCCCGTCCCAGTTCCGCACGCGGGCGACGATGCCGCCCATAACGAGTGCGCTGATAAGTTTCCGCCCAACCGTTATCCCGGCATGGACGTCATCGTAGGCGGCGAGCGCTTCGATGCGCTGCAGGTCGGCGCGAGTGTGCTGTGGGAGATCAAGACCCATCGATTTGACACATACTCCGACTTCATCCGAGACCGGGAGCTTGAGAGGGAACTGGAGCAAATCGCAAAGGAACGGAACGCCGCGGCAATATGTGGATATGACTTCATCATCGGGGTGAGCACCCAGGCGCACAAAGAAGCGCTGATCGCTCTCGTTCCCTCTCTCAGAATTGTCGTCACGGGATGTACTCGATGA
- a CDS encoding RNA ligase family protein: MAQPPPFRTYAKMPAAGEPKSVASPGGPWIALEKVHGAQLVIAVRAGQTWFGKRKAWLTEEESFFGWQLVRAQLGHAAERMAQALGAAASTVYFYGELFGGHYPHSEVPPVPGLSAVQTGIWYAPDLRWSPFDVLLARDAEDEGVLLAHPELEAVARDVGLMTPPVLRRGTRGDMDSVPTRFPTRVPGLLGLPTLADNVAEGLVIKSELRASPSTRASVKRKIDEFSEGRFDESEAWSPNQTLSVETLVDWSARLVNPARVASAISKCGRDHMDALLDEVVLDVRVDLELAFPLAYRSLDATAEELLSNRTRERARVLIQAALAPHGA; encoded by the coding sequence ATGGCACAGCCACCTCCCTTCCGGACCTACGCGAAGATGCCCGCGGCGGGCGAGCCGAAGTCGGTCGCCAGTCCCGGCGGCCCGTGGATCGCACTGGAGAAGGTGCATGGCGCGCAGTTGGTCATCGCCGTGCGCGCGGGGCAGACGTGGTTCGGCAAACGCAAGGCGTGGCTGACCGAGGAGGAGTCCTTCTTCGGCTGGCAGCTCGTGCGAGCGCAACTGGGGCACGCCGCCGAGCGAATGGCTCAGGCGTTGGGGGCGGCCGCCAGCACCGTGTACTTCTACGGAGAGCTCTTCGGTGGGCACTACCCGCATTCGGAGGTGCCACCCGTGCCGGGTCTGTCCGCCGTGCAGACGGGCATCTGGTATGCGCCAGACCTGCGCTGGTCCCCATTCGACGTCCTGCTCGCACGGGATGCGGAAGACGAGGGTGTCTTGCTGGCCCACCCGGAGCTGGAGGCCGTGGCGAGGGATGTAGGGCTCATGACGCCTCCCGTGCTTCGCCGGGGAACTCGCGGCGACATGGACAGCGTCCCCACGCGGTTTCCTACGCGGGTCCCCGGCCTGTTGGGGTTGCCGACGCTCGCCGACAACGTGGCGGAGGGGCTGGTCATCAAGAGTGAGCTGCGCGCCTCACCGAGTACGCGTGCCTCCGTCAAACGGAAGATCGACGAGTTCAGCGAGGGCCGCTTCGACGAGAGCGAGGCGTGGAGTCCGAACCAGACCCTCTCGGTGGAGACGCTCGTGGACTGGTCCGCGCGATTGGTCAACCCCGCGCGAGTCGCCAGCGCCATCTCCAAGTGCGGACGCGACCACATGGACGCCCTGCTCGACGAGGTGGTCCTCGACGTGCGCGTGGACTTGGAGCTGGCGTTCCCGCTAGCCTATCGCTCGCTCGATGCCACAGCGGAGGAACTCCTCTCGAACCGGACTCGCGAACGGGCGCGGGTGCTCATCCAGGCTGCGCTCGCGCCCCATGGTGCGTGA
- a CDS encoding RICIN domain-containing protein, with protein sequence MHSPRWLLLAALAFACVASAASPAPTYQVRTIEGWTVRIDDRLFSAAHKPLTDKALVLLAAQLKEVVRVVPAGPVARLRKVNLWLSPPYPDAREGGRYHAGDAWLGQPGRNMAMLKSIEFSNVLIFEKETQRMPLFVFHELAHAYYDHVLHEHADIKAAYARAVANRSYECVERRRGADLPISYEPAYAILDEWEYFSETSEAFFSRNDFYPFTREDLAKHDPGMLALLERMWQMPTTTKPTPPTTDTPPVAAAFDARCYYRLTTLWQGEGMSLDILGDRKADNLPILARTQGLTGQKWKLTPEANGYYRLTTQWHGTSLSLANTAGNHPLLVKSADVPEQRWKLIPEPNGIYRLTTQAQGDALSLGIVNDGKTNTTVTLAKTVCSDSGQLWKVTAEPPVRDSE encoded by the coding sequence ATGCACTCTCCAAGATGGCTCCTCCTGGCAGCCCTGGCATTCGCTTGCGTCGCCTCCGCGGCCAGCCCCGCTCCCACCTATCAGGTCCGGACCATCGAGGGCTGGACGGTTCGCATCGATGACCGCCTGTTCTCGGCGGCGCACAAGCCGCTAACGGACAAAGCCCTGGTGCTCCTGGCCGCGCAGCTCAAGGAGGTTGTACGGGTCGTCCCCGCGGGCCCTGTGGCTCGGCTCCGGAAGGTAAACCTCTGGCTGTCGCCTCCCTATCCGGACGCGCGAGAAGGGGGGCGGTACCATGCCGGCGACGCCTGGTTGGGCCAGCCGGGTCGCAACATGGCGATGCTCAAGAGCATCGAGTTCTCGAACGTCCTCATCTTCGAGAAGGAGACCCAGCGGATGCCCTTGTTCGTGTTCCATGAACTCGCCCACGCCTATTACGACCATGTGCTCCATGAGCACGCCGACATCAAGGCTGCCTATGCGCGCGCGGTTGCCAACAGGAGCTACGAATGCGTCGAGCGCAGGCGTGGGGCCGACCTGCCCATCTCGTACGAGCCTGCCTATGCCATCCTCGACGAGTGGGAGTACTTCTCGGAGACCTCGGAGGCGTTCTTCAGCCGCAACGACTTCTATCCCTTCACACGGGAAGACCTGGCCAAGCACGACCCTGGCATGCTCGCGCTGCTCGAGCGGATGTGGCAGATGCCCACGACCACGAAACCCACGCCTCCCACGACAGACACCCCGCCGGTGGCCGCCGCCTTCGATGCCCGTTGCTACTACCGGTTGACGACTCTGTGGCAGGGCGAGGGCATGTCGTTGGACATCCTCGGGGACCGCAAGGCCGACAACTTGCCCATCCTCGCCAGGACGCAAGGCCTCACGGGGCAGAAGTGGAAGCTGACTCCGGAGGCCAACGGCTACTACCGACTGACGACTCAGTGGCATGGGACCAGCCTGTCGCTGGCGAATACCGCCGGCAATCACCCCCTCCTCGTCAAATCCGCGGATGTTCCGGAGCAGCGATGGAAGCTGATTCCGGAGCCCAACGGCATCTACCGGTTGACGACCCAGGCGCAGGGCGATGCGCTGTCTCTGGGCATCGTCAATGACGGCAAGACCAACACCACCGTCACTCTCGCCAAGACCGTCTGCAGTGACTCGGGGCAGTTGTGGAAGGTGACCGCCGAGCCCCCTGTGAGGGATTCGGAGTGA